In the genome of Desulforegula conservatrix Mb1Pa, one region contains:
- a CDS encoding mechanosensitive ion channel family protein — protein MESATGFLWSIYEYLAKYGLNLISAILIFFIGRWAAKVATSITEKVMIKSKVEPTLISFAKNLLYIALMAFIVIAVLNRLGIQTASFVAVLGAAGLAIGLALQGSLSNFSAGVLLVLFQPFKVGDEIETAGSTGIVKEIQIFTTIIEMADGKLAVIPNSKVTADKIIVSPRTK, from the coding sequence ATGGAATCTGCAACAGGCTTTTTATGGAGCATCTACGAATATCTTGCAAAATACGGACTTAACCTGATTTCTGCCATACTGATTTTTTTTATTGGCCGCTGGGCGGCAAAAGTTGCCACCAGCATCACTGAAAAGGTTATGATCAAGTCAAAGGTAGAGCCGACTCTTATATCATTTGCAAAAAATCTTCTTTATATAGCCCTGATGGCATTTATAGTCATCGCAGTTCTTAACAGGCTCGGGATTCAGACCGCGTCCTTTGTTGCCGTTCTCGGCGCTGCCGGCCTCGCCATCGGGCTTGCCCTCCAGGGCTCTCTCTCAAATTTTTCAGCAGGAGTTCTTCTCGTGCTTTTTCAGCCCTTTAAGGTGGGAGACGAGATCGAAACAGCCGGATCAACGGGCATAGTAAAAGAAATTCAGATTTTCACCACCATAATCGAGATGGCGGACGGGAAGCTTGCCGTTATACCTAATTCCAAGGTTACTGCTGACAAGATCATTGTGTCGCCAAGAACAAAATAA
- the hmcB gene encoding sulfate respiration complex iron-sulfur protein HmcB: MSISRRKFLGLIGSAGVGTAVSNSVFAASNKHFTGYPESFAVLHDSVRCVGCRQCEEACNKVNDLPEPDQPFSDASVLDKKRRTTAKAYTVVNRHDRAKDGIAPVFNKTQCNHCLEPACASACFVKAFKKTKTGAVTYDASVCVGCRYCMMACPFDIPAYEYDNALSPKVVKCTMCQPRILEGKLPGCVESCPREALVFGKRDDLIKIARNRIARYPKNYVDHIYGEHEMGGTSWMYLSGVAFQKIGMREDLGIKPAPELTSGALSVVPMVAALWPVLLTGVYAITKRKEKIENEEKNQAVNSAIKATKAVAELKIGEALAKAEKEQEEIVEKAVKSAVDNAVKANTEEAA, translated from the coding sequence ATGTCCATTTCACGAAGAAAATTTCTTGGATTGATAGGCTCGGCTGGAGTTGGTACAGCCGTGAGCAACTCGGTGTTTGCTGCTTCTAATAAACATTTTACCGGTTATCCAGAAAGCTTTGCCGTATTACATGACTCGGTTCGGTGTGTCGGATGCAGGCAGTGTGAAGAGGCATGTAACAAGGTCAATGATCTCCCAGAGCCTGATCAGCCTTTTTCCGATGCCTCGGTATTGGATAAGAAACGGAGAACAACTGCAAAAGCCTATACAGTGGTAAACCGTCATGATCGTGCGAAGGACGGCATCGCGCCAGTATTCAATAAAACCCAGTGCAACCACTGTCTCGAACCTGCCTGTGCATCCGCATGTTTTGTAAAGGCATTCAAAAAAACAAAGACCGGAGCAGTGACATATGATGCAAGTGTATGCGTTGGATGCAGATACTGCATGATGGCCTGTCCTTTTGACATCCCAGCCTATGAATATGACAATGCACTTTCTCCCAAAGTGGTAAAATGCACCATGTGCCAGCCCAGAATCCTGGAGGGGAAGCTGCCGGGGTGTGTTGAGTCCTGCCCAAGGGAGGCTCTTGTTTTTGGGAAACGCGATGATCTGATTAAAATAGCCCGTAATCGTATAGCCAGATATCCGAAAAATTATGTGGATCATATCTATGGCGAGCATGAAATGGGCGGAACGAGCTGGATGTATCTGTCAGGAGTTGCTTTTCAAAAGATCGGTATGCGCGAGGATCTGGGAATAAAACCAGCTCCTGAACTTACTTCCGGCGCTTTGAGCGTGGTTCCGATGGTGGCGGCTCTCTGGCCTGTTCTGCTGACCGGGGTATATGCCATTACAAAGAGAAAAGAGAAAATTGAAAACGAAGAAAAAAATCAGGCAGTCAATTCAGCTATTAAAGCGACTAAGGCAGTCGCGGAATTAAAGATCGGTGAGGCTCTTGCAAAAGCTGAAAAAGAGCAAGAAGAAATCGTTGAAAAAGCTGTCAAAAGTGCGGTCGACAATGCCGTCAAAGCCAATACAGAGGAGGCTGCCTGA
- a CDS encoding PocR ligand-binding domain-containing protein: MIDLKRLQKLFDLHFRQLGISSALIDLDGKIYASSDNQDICSLFHLKNQDTLKICSLAYEKANAQLASGLSYINNICPLGLMNIIVPIRINGEHIANFMRGQILFEKPDASVVNFFKDQAQKWGFESKEYLGALDRVPVISEAQMDILRERLLLLVGMIGEMGAFYLKENSAKEEMLKTYQELENEINLRKAEADKLSQIIDANAISTFVIGADSRVTHWNKACELLTGYCSHDVIGTDRHQEVFYSSKRPLLADLLLRNASMDDIFGYYGGKIKKTGQSPDSYEGEDFFPEIGSSGKTLFYTASPLKDGNGQITGAITTLQDVTEIRMAEQELRASEERYRHLFESANDAILLIKHGIIKDCNQKALFLFRCTMDELIGLSPLDISPEIQPGGEISSVEMERKTNIVYQDIPLTFEWRFIRKEGTSFDAGVSISKIMISESIYALAIIRDISSTKQLINALRVREAELDEKTSYLEKVNQALTASLDHREIERRAVEESFLSNLKKFVFPYITDLAKCRLDNDAKAYLNIIESNLNELVAPISNTIFSKYINLTPTEIRIADLIRSGRNTKEIADILGLSPSSVQWHRKNLREKFELTNKKTNLQTFLKALC; the protein is encoded by the coding sequence ATGATTGACCTAAAAAGATTGCAGAAGCTCTTTGATCTTCATTTCAGACAGCTTGGCATATCATCTGCTTTGATCGACTTGGATGGGAAAATATATGCTTCGAGTGATAATCAGGATATCTGTTCCCTTTTCCATCTGAAAAATCAGGATACTCTTAAAATTTGTTCCCTGGCATATGAAAAGGCAAACGCTCAATTAGCTTCTGGCTTGTCTTATATAAACAATATTTGCCCTTTGGGACTGATGAACATAATTGTCCCGATCAGAATAAATGGCGAACATATAGCTAATTTTATGAGGGGGCAGATTCTTTTTGAAAAACCGGACGCTTCAGTTGTCAATTTTTTTAAGGATCAGGCTCAGAAATGGGGCTTTGAAAGCAAGGAATATCTTGGGGCACTGGATAGAGTCCCTGTCATATCCGAAGCCCAGATGGATATTTTAAGGGAAAGACTTCTTTTGCTTGTCGGAATGATTGGGGAGATGGGAGCTTTTTACCTTAAAGAGAATTCGGCCAAGGAGGAAATGCTTAAAACATATCAGGAACTCGAGAATGAAATAAATCTGCGCAAGGCAGAGGCTGACAAACTCTCCCAGATAATAGACGCAAACGCTATTTCCACATTTGTAATTGGGGCGGACAGCAGGGTTACTCACTGGAATAAGGCATGTGAACTTCTTACCGGATATTGTAGTCATGATGTCATTGGTACGGACAGGCATCAAGAAGTGTTCTATTCCTCAAAAAGGCCCTTGCTTGCTGATCTTCTGCTCAGAAATGCTTCAATGGATGATATTTTCGGCTATTATGGCGGAAAAATAAAAAAAACGGGCCAGAGTCCTGATTCTTATGAGGGCGAGGATTTTTTTCCTGAAATAGGCAGCAGCGGAAAGACTCTTTTTTATACCGCGTCTCCTCTCAAAGACGGTAATGGTCAGATAACAGGCGCAATTACAACACTTCAGGACGTTACTGAAATCAGAATGGCCGAGCAAGAACTCCGGGCCAGTGAAGAGAGGTACCGTCATCTTTTCGAATCGGCGAATGACGCAATACTTCTTATCAAGCATGGAATAATAAAAGACTGCAACCAGAAAGCCCTTTTTCTTTTCAGGTGCACAATGGATGAACTGATAGGGCTTTCTCCACTTGATATTTCACCTGAAATACAACCAGGAGGAGAAATATCAAGTGTCGAGATGGAAAGAAAGACAAATATCGTATATCAGGACATACCTCTTACATTCGAGTGGCGCTTCATAAGAAAAGAAGGGACTTCTTTTGATGCAGGTGTAAGTATTTCTAAAATAATGATTTCTGAAAGTATCTACGCTCTTGCAATTATAAGGGATATCAGCTCCACAAAGCAGCTCATAAATGCCCTGAGAGTGAGGGAGGCGGAGCTTGATGAAAAAACAAGCTATCTTGAAAAGGTTAATCAGGCTTTGACTGCATCCCTGGATCATCGAGAAATTGAAAGGAGGGCGGTTGAGGAAAGCTTTTTGTCCAATCTGAAAAAATTTGTTTTTCCTTATATTACAGATCTTGCAAAATGCCGTCTTGATAACGATGCAAAAGCATATTTGAACATAATAGAAAGCAATCTTAATGAACTTGTTGCACCTATTTCAAATACAATTTTTTCAAAGTACATAAATCTTACACCCACAGAAATAAGAATAGCGGACTTGATCCGAAGTGGCAGAAATACCAAGGAAATTGCTGATATACTCGGGCTTTCGCCTAGCTCTGTCCAGTGGCACAGAAAAAATCTCCGTGAAAAATTTGAACTTACAAACAAAAAAACTAATTTACAGACTTTTCTTAAAGCCCTTTGCTGA
- a CDS encoding rhodanese-like domain-containing protein, whose amino-acid sequence MANTDSNGTMSMADVLREMDIDFLVSGEYGITVEDAARFIGNSHFVFLDVRTKEEHDHLVFTFALHIPLSDLPDRVDEVPRDKFVILFCVSGFRAAMGYAFLRTQGFDEIKALKGRLDELAGAMTPNRFYRLGP is encoded by the coding sequence GTGGCTAATACGGATTCAAATGGAACAATGTCAATGGCCGATGTTTTGCGTGAAATGGACATCGACTTTCTGGTATCGGGTGAGTATGGCATAACCGTTGAGGATGCAGCCAGATTCATTGGAAACAGTCATTTCGTTTTTCTGGATGTAAGAACAAAGGAAGAACATGATCATCTCGTTTTTACGTTCGCGCTTCATATTCCTTTGAGCGATTTGCCTGACAGGGTTGATGAGGTGCCAAGGGATAAATTCGTCATCCTTTTCTGCGTTTCAGGATTCAGAGCTGCAATGGGCTATGCATTCCTGAGAACCCAGGGCTTTGATGAAATAAAAGCCCTGAAAGGGCGACTGGATGAACTTGCAGGAGCCATGACTCCAAACAGATTTTACAGACTTGGGCCTTAG
- a CDS encoding MASE3 domain-containing protein translates to MINGNLRKITSLCSLIVILAGLYFASLKSYIFFHSLIEIATISVAFSMVIIIWNSRQYLANSCLAFIATGYAAAGIADLLYLLSLQEGSGIFHELGLNHASQFWICARYIQAFTLMLAPFLSEKKIRIDVIFTGFTLLAFLLVWSVFLGVFPDCYLEGKGFTDFKIISEYSIIIVMLVSLCGFIRNRSELDVKVTVYLVMSITSTFLSEIMFASSMNFFGFATMVGQYFNLIAFYYICRAIVVTGIKEPYSLIFRELKETEDSLRSANEEMEERVRQRTLDLEKLNHALKKEVNERKRAEYDLYKSRSMLAYILNSIPQAIFWKNSDGIFLGCNKNYARAVGLDDPGEIAGKTNFDLPQPNEDARIYIADDSEVIASKHAKRNVIQPFQLADGGRVWVSVTKIPLIDATGLAYGILGVFEDITERRQTEEKLRMYREHLEDQVLIRTAELGAARDAAEAANLSKGLFLANMSHEIRTPLNAVIGMASLALDGEPQPRQKDYLEKIRFAGESLLEIINDILDFSKIEAGKLEMENAEFRLSDVLDGIKMIVGLKAKEKNLEFLINIAPDVPKTLIGDSLRLAQVLTNLCNNAVKFTDKGAITVSVQVLPGDDHDNRVTLLFSVLDTGIGMTAEQGQKLFEPFTQVDTSTTRLFGGTGLGLAISRQLVELMDGKIWFESTPDVGSEFFFTAVFAVEEENQKEIAEEKAIISGKRIMIIDDNEVSLDSFQAFFSSLGCDVIVAGSAEQGLDKFEKNGGILFIDLIVVDWKMSGLDGVYAARLIKNHRNYNPNTKIYLTADSGFEYLKNIIEQDSLDGFLQKPITVQALFEALKDNPAKGSAQKAEVPWKIRMTDPDVSLRGSRVLLVEDNRLNREVAIGFLSKWGVTVTSAENGQQALDKLDVQNFDAVLMDIQMPVMDGYEAVRLIRCQPRFENLPIIAMTAHAMASDRVKCLDEGMNDYVTKPIDRYELFIILGKWLCSARIVGEDIPLITDCETCDEIELPTDLPGICVSSGLKMLVGDRSLYRELLYMFTEAYCETGYEIEKGLACGDRESAGRLAHSMKSVAATIGAAELSTVSGALESAIDNGVASVDDLISSFNRHLGIVMDGLKREFKTEEGGLENIEAEPFFVA, encoded by the coding sequence TTGATAAATGGTAATTTAAGAAAAATCACATCTTTATGCTCTCTTATTGTTATACTCGCAGGTCTTTATTTTGCGAGTCTCAAAAGTTATATTTTTTTTCATTCTCTGATTGAGATAGCAACCATTTCCGTTGCGTTTTCAATGGTAATAATCATCTGGAATTCAAGGCAGTATCTTGCCAATTCATGCTTGGCGTTCATAGCGACCGGTTACGCTGCGGCAGGAATTGCTGATCTTCTTTATTTGCTCAGTTTACAAGAAGGCTCAGGAATTTTTCATGAGCTTGGGTTGAATCACGCTTCACAGTTTTGGATCTGCGCCCGTTATATCCAGGCATTTACGTTAATGCTGGCCCCCTTCCTTTCAGAAAAAAAAATACGTATCGACGTAATTTTTACCGGCTTTACTCTATTGGCATTTTTGCTTGTCTGGTCAGTGTTTTTAGGAGTATTTCCTGATTGTTATCTTGAAGGTAAAGGGTTTACTGATTTTAAAATTATTAGCGAGTACTCAATAATCATAGTCATGCTGGTATCTTTGTGCGGTTTTATTAGAAATCGTTCCGAGCTGGATGTGAAGGTCACTGTCTATTTGGTTATGTCTATAACATCAACATTTCTGTCAGAGATAATGTTTGCCTCTTCAATGAATTTTTTCGGATTTGCAACAATGGTCGGTCAGTATTTTAATCTTATAGCTTTTTACTATATATGCAGGGCAATCGTTGTAACCGGTATCAAAGAGCCTTATTCACTTATTTTCAGAGAACTCAAGGAAACCGAAGACAGTCTTCGCTCTGCAAATGAAGAAATGGAAGAACGAGTTCGGCAGAGAACCCTTGATCTTGAAAAATTGAATCATGCGCTTAAAAAAGAGGTGAATGAACGAAAGCGTGCAGAATACGATCTTTATAAGAGCAGGAGCATGCTCGCTTATATTTTGAACTCAATCCCCCAGGCAATTTTCTGGAAAAACAGTGACGGAATTTTTCTTGGCTGCAACAAAAACTATGCAAGGGCCGTTGGTCTTGATGATCCTGGGGAAATAGCCGGAAAAACCAATTTCGATCTGCCCCAGCCGAATGAGGATGCCCGGATCTATATAGCCGATGACAGTGAAGTCATTGCAAGTAAACACGCCAAGCGAAATGTCATACAGCCTTTTCAGCTCGCAGACGGTGGCCGCGTATGGGTCAGCGTAACAAAAATTCCCCTGATTGACGCGACAGGACTTGCATACGGAATTCTCGGAGTATTCGAGGACATAACTGAACGCAGACAGACAGAGGAAAAACTTCGGATGTACAGAGAGCATCTTGAAGATCAGGTTCTTATTCGTACTGCGGAATTGGGGGCGGCAAGGGATGCTGCGGAGGCTGCAAATCTTTCAAAAGGGCTTTTTCTGGCGAATATGAGCCACGAGATAAGGACTCCTTTGAATGCGGTTATCGGTATGGCCAGCCTGGCCCTTGATGGAGAACCCCAGCCCCGGCAGAAAGACTATTTGGAAAAAATCAGGTTTGCGGGCGAGTCCCTTCTTGAGATAATTAATGACATACTCGATTTTTCAAAGATAGAGGCTGGAAAGCTTGAAATGGAAAATGCTGAATTCCGGCTTTCGGATGTTCTTGATGGCATAAAAATGATTGTCGGACTTAAAGCAAAGGAAAAGAATCTTGAATTTCTAATTAATATTGCTCCTGATGTTCCGAAAACACTGATTGGTGATTCTCTGAGGCTTGCCCAGGTTTTGACCAACCTATGCAATAATGCGGTTAAATTTACTGATAAAGGAGCAATCACGGTTTCGGTTCAGGTCTTGCCGGGCGATGACCATGACAATCGTGTTACTCTCCTTTTTTCTGTTCTTGATACAGGGATAGGGATGACTGCCGAGCAGGGTCAAAAACTTTTTGAGCCATTCACCCAGGTTGACACATCAACCACAAGGTTATTCGGCGGGACAGGGCTTGGGCTTGCCATCAGCAGACAGCTGGTGGAATTGATGGACGGAAAAATCTGGTTTGAGAGCACTCCAGATGTTGGCAGCGAGTTCTTTTTCACGGCTGTGTTTGCAGTTGAAGAAGAAAATCAAAAGGAGATAGCGGAAGAAAAGGCCATCATAAGTGGCAAGCGAATAATGATAATTGATGATAATGAAGTTTCTCTTGATTCATTTCAGGCGTTTTTTTCCTCTTTGGGCTGTGACGTAATAGTTGCAGGCTCTGCTGAACAAGGGCTGGATAAGTTTGAAAAAAATGGCGGGATCTTATTTATCGATCTCATTGTTGTTGACTGGAAAATGTCTGGCCTTGATGGGGTTTATGCTGCAAGACTTATAAAAAACCACAGGAATTACAATCCAAATACCAAGATATATCTCACCGCGGATTCAGGATTCGAGTATCTGAAAAATATAATCGAGCAGGACAGCCTGGACGGCTTTTTACAAAAACCAATTACTGTTCAGGCTCTTTTCGAGGCATTGAAAGATAACCCGGCCAAGGGATCAGCCCAAAAAGCTGAAGTTCCTTGGAAAATAAGAATGACTGATCCTGATGTTTCCCTGAGGGGTAGCAGAGTTCTCCTTGTTGAAGATAATCGATTGAACAGGGAGGTCGCCATCGGATTTCTTTCAAAATGGGGAGTGACCGTGACTTCTGCTGAAAATGGGCAGCAGGCGCTTGATAAATTGGATGTTCAGAATTTCGACGCTGTACTCATGGATATTCAGATGCCGGTCATGGATGGTTACGAGGCTGTAAGGCTCATACGCTGCCAGCCCCGTTTTGAAAATCTTCCGATAATAGCCATGACTGCCCATGCAATGGCCTCTGACAGGGTAAAATGTCTTGATGAGGGCATGAATGATTATGTGACAAAGCCAATCGATCGTTATGAACTGTTTATAATTCTTGGGAAATGGCTCTGCTCTGCCAGAATTGTTGGGGAAGATATACCCCTAATTACTGACTGTGAGACTTGTGATGAAATAGAATTGCCCACTGATTTGCCAGGAATATGCGTATCTTCAGGGCTTAAAATGCTGGTTGGGGATAGAAGCCTATACCGGGAGCTGCTTTATATGTTTACAGAAGCATATTGTGAAACCGGATACGAAATAGAAAAAGGGCTTGCGTGTGGAGATAGAGAATCTGCGGGCAGATTGGCGCACTCCATGAAATCCGTGGCAGCTACAATCGGGGCCGCAGAATTGTCAACTGTGTCCGGGGCACTTGAGTCAGCCATTGATAATGGGGTAGCTTCTGTAGATGATCTGATCAGCTCTTTTAACAGACACCTGGGGATTGTTATGGATGGTTTGAAAAGAGAGTTCAAAACTGAAGAAGGGGGGCTTGAAAATATTGAAGCCGAGCCTTTTTTTGTCGCTTAG
- the hmcA gene encoding sulfate respiration complex hexadecaheme cytochrome HmcA, protein MVITRLTVVLTVLAVAVILYGSVQAFDQPSQDSGQKRADIIKIDGMKSFGNLERSGVVFLHDLHTSALQKVDKDCTACHLSDNSKLSLKFKRLKDTSKNEVMNIYHDNCISCHVEVAGKGDKSGPTTCGECHVKTSAYVASGQPPTFDKSLHYRHSKSQENKCELCHHEYDNSTKKLIYKEGQEGSCRYCHKDVNEENRMSMKSASHIACIDCHQKTLKNKMEAGPVQCGGCHDPDSPNTINRTDIKNIVDVPRMERKQPDFTMVKTDVNDKEQKGVMDSVPFDHKAHEGYNDSCIVCHHKDLTSCSSCHSIEGKKEGGFISLEQVMHNPDAKESCVGCHESKKKDKDCAGCHELMGKHSNNSSNCGKCHMEQVGNMKEATTSHKSKTDKSARLAEMMLKSRTPITATYNDEDIPEKILIKDLSNKYEPVEFPHRKIVKALVNNINNNKLASYFHAEKGTICQGCHHNTPPGKQPPRCVSCHVKQAQDKGSFKIGLMGAYHLQCMGCHKEMGMEKPVSCTDCHKEKAHEPKK, encoded by the coding sequence ATGGTTATAACCAGACTGACCGTGGTGTTGACAGTGCTTGCGGTTGCCGTAATCCTTTATGGCAGCGTCCAGGCGTTTGATCAGCCATCTCAGGATTCCGGCCAGAAAAGGGCTGACATCATAAAAATAGATGGGATGAAATCTTTTGGCAATCTCGAAAGATCCGGGGTCGTATTTCTTCATGATCTTCATACCAGCGCATTGCAGAAAGTTGACAAAGACTGCACCGCCTGCCACTTATCTGACAACAGCAAGCTGTCCCTGAAATTTAAACGCCTGAAAGACACCTCTAAAAATGAAGTCATGAATATTTACCACGATAACTGTATTAGTTGTCATGTGGAAGTGGCAGGCAAAGGCGATAAATCAGGACCAACTACTTGCGGCGAGTGTCATGTAAAAACTTCCGCTTATGTTGCTTCTGGTCAACCTCCGACTTTTGACAAATCCCTCCATTATCGTCATTCAAAGAGTCAGGAAAACAAATGCGAGCTTTGTCACCATGAATACGACAATAGCACCAAAAAACTAATATATAAGGAAGGTCAAGAAGGCTCCTGCCGGTATTGCCATAAGGATGTAAACGAAGAAAACCGGATGTCCATGAAATCGGCATCCCATATTGCCTGCATAGATTGTCATCAGAAAACACTTAAAAATAAGATGGAAGCCGGCCCTGTTCAATGCGGCGGCTGTCATGATCCTGACAGCCCGAATACCATCAACCGGACTGACATTAAAAATATTGTCGATGTTCCACGGATGGAGCGCAAACAACCTGATTTCACGATGGTCAAAACGGATGTCAATGACAAGGAACAAAAGGGCGTCATGGATTCAGTGCCTTTCGATCATAAGGCCCACGAGGGATACAATGATTCTTGCATTGTTTGTCATCACAAGGATTTGACCTCCTGCTCAAGTTGTCATTCCATTGAAGGGAAAAAGGAAGGCGGGTTTATAAGTCTTGAACAGGTTATGCATAATCCTGATGCAAAAGAGAGCTGTGTCGGATGCCATGAATCTAAAAAGAAGGATAAAGATTGCGCAGGCTGCCATGAATTGATGGGTAAGCATTCTAATAATTCCTCCAACTGCGGCAAATGTCATATGGAGCAGGTGGGTAATATGAAGGAAGCAACTACGTCTCACAAGTCGAAAACTGACAAATCAGCCAGGCTTGCCGAGATGATGCTGAAGTCAAGGACTCCGATTACCGCCACATATAATGATGAAGATATTCCCGAGAAAATACTAATCAAGGATTTATCGAATAAATACGAACCCGTTGAATTCCCGCATCGGAAGATCGTTAAGGCGCTTGTTAACAATATTAATAACAATAAATTAGCCAGTTATTTCCATGCTGAAAAAGGCACGATCTGCCAGGGATGCCATCACAATACTCCTCCTGGCAAACAGCCGCCGAGATGCGTAAGCTGTCATGTAAAGCAGGCTCAGGATAAGGGTTCGTTTAAAATTGGCTTAATGGGGGCATATCACTTGCAATGCATGGGCTGTCATAAGGAAATGGGAATGGAAAAACCTGTTTCATGCACAGACTGTCACAAGGAAAAAGCGCATGAACCGAAAAAATAA
- a CDS encoding methyl-accepting chemotaxis protein, which yields MNVNFRSISFRLMAIGFVSVLVPLATVGIISVSKSSDALMKLSKETVQMVAQDLSSLVNKTLNDEVKLAGTFSSAQNIIKHMGIITQNGGENSPESVRILFDNLKKKFEKMGDSYQGIFVADTKGNIVTGILEGGKEYKGINISDSNDFARAMKGEDTFVGDVITSKVTGSPILTVVSTIKSDQGQVIGVYGAVIKAEYFSHLISDRKIGDTGYGYMINGSGTVIAHPKQEYVLKLQASTLKGMESINSQMLAGKSGVESYVFNGVHKIGGFAPVGINGWSINVAQDSEEFLRAASSIRNVSLIVGFFTMLIVGIVIFLSSRAIVNPINSAVEGLKDIASGEGDLTKRLDVRTKDEVGELARWFNIFMEKLQGIIRDISGGVQTLASSSTELSVISEGMSVSTGIVSEKAVAVAAASEEMSASMGNVAVAMEQSAANTNMLATASEEMSSTISEIAINAEKARNISGQASQKATSASVNIDQLGLAANAIGKVIETISDISDQVNLLALNATIEAARAGEAGRGFAVVANEIKELARQTADASQDIKGKVEGIQRTTSVTVTQISEIAGVIVEVNEVVSTIAAAVEEQSAATKEIASNVAQVSAGIQEVNANVNQSSGVVSEISGDIAGVSASMSDMSAGSNQVNTSAQELSRLSEQLRTMVDQFKV from the coding sequence ATGAATGTGAATTTTAGATCAATCAGTTTCAGGCTTATGGCAATCGGTTTTGTTTCGGTTCTTGTTCCGCTCGCAACCGTTGGAATTATATCCGTATCAAAGTCATCTGACGCCCTGATGAAACTGTCAAAAGAAACGGTTCAAATGGTCGCCCAGGATCTCTCAAGTCTTGTAAATAAAACCTTAAATGATGAAGTTAAGCTGGCCGGGACTTTTTCCTCGGCCCAGAACATCATCAAGCACATGGGCATAATCACGCAGAACGGCGGGGAGAATAGTCCTGAATCAGTCAGAATCCTTTTTGATAATCTCAAGAAAAAATTTGAGAAGATGGGTGACTCTTACCAGGGGATATTTGTCGCAGATACTAAAGGTAATATTGTCACTGGAATTCTTGAAGGCGGAAAGGAATATAAGGGTATAAACATTTCTGACAGCAATGACTTTGCAAGGGCCATGAAGGGGGAAGACACATTTGTCGGAGATGTAATAACATCCAAAGTCACTGGAAGCCCGATACTCACCGTTGTTTCAACTATAAAGTCGGATCAGGGTCAGGTAATAGGCGTTTATGGGGCAGTCATCAAAGCCGAATATTTTTCACATCTTATTTCAGACAGGAAGATAGGTGATACAGGCTATGGATACATGATCAACGGCAGCGGGACTGTCATTGCCCATCCCAAGCAGGAATATGTGCTGAAGCTCCAGGCTTCCACGTTAAAGGGGATGGAAAGCATTAACAGCCAGATGCTTGCGGGCAAATCAGGCGTTGAGTCCTATGTGTTCAATGGTGTTCATAAAATCGGAGGATTTGCCCCTGTTGGCATTAATGGCTGGTCAATCAATGTCGCCCAGGATTCCGAAGAATTTTTGAGAGCAGCCAGTTCAATTAGAAATGTCAGCCTTATAGTTGGCTTTTTTACAATGCTGATAGTCGGGATAGTGATCTTTTTGTCATCCAGAGCCATCGTCAATCCAATCAACAGCGCGGTGGAAGGCCTTAAGGATATTGCCAGCGGCGAGGGTGACCTTACCAAGAGACTTGATGTCAGAACAAAGGACGAGGTGGGCGAGCTTGCCAGATGGTTTAATATATTCATGGAAAAGCTTCAGGGCATAATCAGGGATATTTCAGGCGGAGTCCAGACCCTTGCTTCGTCATCGACGGAGCTTTCGGTAATATCTGAGGGTATGTCAGTGTCAACAGGAATTGTTTCGGAAAAGGCTGTGGCTGTGGCAGCAGCGTCTGAAGAAATGAGCGCAAGTATGGGCAATGTCGCAGTGGCAATGGAGCAGTCCGCGGCCAATACTAATATGTTGGCGACTGCATCGGAGGAGATGTCTTCGACAATAAGCGAAATTGCCATAAATGCCGAAAAGGCCAGAAATATCTCAGGTCAGGCATCTCAAAAGGCTACATCAGCATCCGTAAATATTGATCAGCTTGGTCTTGCCGCCAACGCAATAGGCAAGGTCATAGAGACGATCAGTGATATTTCCGATCAGGTAAATCTTCTGGCTCTTAACGCAACAATTGAGGCTGCCAGGGCAGGAGAGGCGGGCAGGGGATTTGCCGTCGTTGCCAATGAAATCAAAGAGCTTGCAAGGCAGACTGCGGATGCTAGCCAGGATATAAAAGGGAAAGTTGAGGGTATTCAGAGAACCACATCTGTGACAGTGACCCAGATATCTGAAATAGCAGGTGTCATCGTAGAAGTTAACGAGGTTGTGTCTACAATAGCAGCCGCTGTTGAGGAGCAGTCCGCAGCCACAAAAGAAATTGCCTCAAATGTTGCCCAGGTTTCGGCAGGGATTCAGGAGGTAAATGCAAACGTTAATCAAAGCTCTGGGGTGGTGTCTGAAATTTCGGGTGATATTGCAGGTGTGAGCGCTTCCATGTCTGATATGTCTGCGGGCAGTAATCAGGTAAATACGAGCGCCCAGGAGCTTTCAAGGCTTTCTGAGCAATTAAGGACAATGGTCGACCAGTTTAAGGTCTGA